The proteins below are encoded in one region of Ferruginibacter lapsinanis:
- a CDS encoding fibronectin type III domain-containing protein — protein sequence MISNLPVSFIKKNLLKFSFLFVVIVLINTQGWAQPWTYDFGTAASTSYTTLSTNVNSPTFLSSPTSGTARMRNANSAGAGAFLDNPGLSTLGTGDELRIVPPTSGTTSSSKFGIIDYTPGKEGFIKFSIVLGGAATSGQTFFEFGDGTFYGDNTTFGTTSLGVTFGAIRWTWGASTTITTNINSGSAINWVSTGITNPTTTFVKGSAHNVEIYFNNTTTASKTYVRSGVSQTVAQNKWDLWVDGTLIGDELAKAGMANDLPIDSWLFEATSTSNTAVTYLDDFTYSNALPQPTAPAAPTITGITGSNQQLSVAFTAGSDGGSAITSYKYSTDGGSTFRTRQTGTTATPIVITTLSSDGTTPLTNGTTYNVQIKAVNTVGDGTATGTTTGTPFTTPSAPTITGITPGSQQLSVAFTAGATGGSAITSYKYSTDGGSTFLTRQTGTTGSPILITTLSTDGTTPLTNGISYNIQIKAVNAAGDGVATTSTSGTPSAAAVAPGAPAITSITPGNQQLSVAFTAGADGGDPITTYKYSTDGGITFLTRQAGTTGSPIVITTLSSDGTTLLTNGVSYNIQIKAVNGVGDGAATASTAATPATTPSAPTITGITPGVGQLSVAFTAGADGGSAITSYKYSTDGGSTFFTRQTGTTASPIVITGLANGASYNVQIKAVNAIGDGTATGTTSASTPAAPSAPTITSITPSSQQLSVAFTAGADGGSAITTYQYSTDGGTTFLTRQTGSTASPIVITTLSTNGTTALTNGVSYNVQIRALNAVGNGTATASTAATPNIQPINISNGTTVSEDFNTIGTSATASTPNAWKVDKDDANVRTVGTYSAAVTATTQSAGGGSTNFTSSGIYNYGAGADNTGTDRSLGGLSAGSAAKSVNIYTHLYNNGAGTIPSFNISYNVEKYRNGSNAAGCSIQMYYSTDGISWTTAGSDFLTSFSADGNLNSYATAPGTTVGVANKTLSLNVAPTGHLYLAWNYSVTTGTTTSSAQGLGIDDISIVAANPATVPGAPTITSITPGNGQLSVAFTAGSNGGTPITNYKYSTDGGNTFTALSPAATTSPLTINGLTNGTSYNVQIRAVNAIGDGTASATTAATPATTPDAPTITGITSGNGQLSVAFSAPGFNGGSAVTNYKYSTDGGSTFTAVSPRATSSPIVITGLTNGTSYNVQIRAVNDQGDGTATASTAATPYTTPSAPTIIGITPGDGQLTVDYAAGANGGSALTNYKYSIDGGSTFTAVSPASITSPIVITGLTNETSYSIKILAVNAAGDGAASAASSGTPTAGPVLPGAPTITGITAGNGQLSVAFTAGTDGGAAISNYKYSTDGGSTFTAVSPASTTSPIVITGLTNGTPYNVQIRAVNIVGDGTASATTAATPSTTPSAPTITGITPANGQLIVAFTAGATGGAAISNYKYSTNGGNTFTAFSPAATTSPLTINGLNNGTAYDVKILAVNVQGDGAASNQVTATPATVPTAPTITGITPGNTQLIVAFTAPSSDGGSPITNYKYSTNGGSTFTALSPASTTSPLTINGLTNGTPYNVQIRAVNAMGDGAATATTAATPATTPGAPTITTIAPSNGQLSVSFTTGTTGGSAITNYKYSTDGGSTFTAVSPAATTSPIIITGLTNGTPYNVQIKAVNAIGDGAASNQLTGTPLPIIYYQDFGTGIVASKPYTGTPAIFDVNLSSSSWTTSSSGFGSLGGSNGGALSLNNSSGTPTFTLTFTIAAGYRLNVSHFDFWRVRSSTGAANWAMTINGTSVGSGTIPTTGAALGVTPVSNTIADLTGTVTIVYTMSGASGTGSARLDDFTLYGTVVNPPTVTTPTATSITATTAVLGANVTSAGAGTLSARGTVWGTSAAPTTNSLAEGGTSTGVFTHSRSGFTANTVYTYRGYATTQYGTSYSADATFTTLPGAPTSSAATAVGSDQFTANWSAPSGGAVTYTYTLIYSTTSDFSSGNVSITAIPSGTLSKTVTGLAANTQYWYKVLANNVTGDGVASTTQTLTTTANVAPTLTTPTVSAITNSSATLGATITTNGGATILDRGTVYGTSANPTGNGSSEGGTTVAAFTHSRTGLAPNTFYYFRGYATNSVGTSYSADGTFTTLPDAPIVGTASNIAGTSFTANWSAPTIPGTANYGYEVQVSTDGTNFTSPFTFTVSQVASPATTVSATGLAFNTTYFFRVRAVNVQGNGAWSAASASVQTLALPTVTTTTATSITTTTATSGGNVTAEGSASVTARGVVWNTSAAPTVALGTKTSNGTGAGSFSSSITGLTANTKYFYRAYATSSIGTAYGTESNFTTLPNAPTSAAATAVGATGFTANWTAPTGGSETYTYTLQYSTTSDFSSGNTSITAISGAATSQVVTGLSSTTQYWYHVLATNTTGASVYSSTQTLVTTVAAATLLTANLTSTTGWTSSNTTNGWTTSSTSISDTYTGASGGNNYVFNGSGTAGVVHTLTYNNSLSTVGYSNITVLWGGRGTAAFNSDVIFEYNNGTSWVPVTYTYTKNAAVWALVNGGARIALGSDAAGIANLQLRYSAASANSGNYRIDDIVVQGSPVPTITAGTLSTSAVPSTCLGTASATASFSLSGANMSAGITVTPPAGFEVSTSSTFATGGGNGTAIVVGAPGTIASTTVYVRLAANAAAGNYSGNITCTSANATTKTVAIASSTVSALPSAAVAGTDKIISSLPGSVTLTATVPASGTGTWSIVAGSQSTNISQITGGLNNAGATFTPDGGAGTYTLRWTVSTSGGACTATTDDVVIHVYTGNTISGNVTFANGSGNIRITSNVNVTGSLDFTNTVDTFIIAPGVRLTASGSGSINFHDNAVLIKSDATGTGSIGQITGTLSGTANVTAERYIRQNTYRGWRLLAVPVTTAGQTIRQSWQEGATTYTADPNPGFGTRITASTANAVANGFDAQTFGNSLLQYTGSSWSGFTGSLLTTKVSRGTAADAWMLYVRGDRGVDTAGVITAPTQTVLRVKGPLYTAPYPTVTIPAGTNGLVGNILPSEIDFTLLNRGGGADNAFYLWDPQLYGSYGLGGYQTFSANTPIPWKPVPGGGSYGTTPSSKIQSGLGFMVHASGSDGTIQLTEACKTSGSNVGGSGFRPVSPTAAIPYLETNLYAAAPNNTFNLADGNIVGFDDSYSNDIDNKDNIKVQGFGDGIGMVRGTTVLSAEQRKLIVSGDVIPYRMTNLKKQAYKLEFTPSGLDNGATAVLEDKYLNTTTPFNLSATSSVVFNADPAVAASFTDRFRIVFSTPTPVTITNLNAQQKNTAMQIDWKVAVESGVKEYAVEHSTDGVNFTQVGVVSASANNGGSATYSLTDANPVAGTNYYRIKTVDLSGVVKYTTVVRVVMGTVKSSIELSSTVITNNQVSLQLNNQDKGRYGIRLISSVGQELMTTNFTHNGGNSTQVVSLPTVVSKGLYQLEITRPNGAKLIERIVVN from the coding sequence GACATCCGGTACAACTTCTTCATCAAAATTTGGTATTATAGATTATACACCAGGAAAAGAAGGGTTTATTAAATTTTCTATCGTACTTGGTGGAGCTGCAACCAGTGGTCAAACTTTTTTTGAATTTGGGGATGGAACTTTTTATGGAGATAATACGACTTTTGGTACAACATCTCTTGGTGTTACATTTGGTGCGATACGATGGACCTGGGGGGCAAGTACAACTATAACTACTAACATTAACTCAGGAAGTGCCATAAACTGGGTTTCTACGGGGATTACAAATCCTACTACAACATTTGTAAAAGGATCTGCTCATAATGTTGAGATATACTTTAATAATACAACAACCGCTTCTAAAACATATGTAAGATCGGGAGTTAGTCAAACTGTTGCACAAAATAAATGGGATCTCTGGGTAGATGGAACATTAATTGGAGATGAATTAGCCAAAGCCGGTATGGCGAATGATTTACCTATTGATTCATGGTTGTTTGAAGCTACGAGCACATCTAATACAGCCGTAACATATTTGGATGATTTCACGTATTCAAATGCATTGCCTCAGCCAACAGCACCCGCTGCTCCAACGATCACAGGTATCACCGGAAGTAATCAGCAATTAAGTGTTGCCTTTACAGCAGGTTCTGATGGAGGTAGCGCCATTACAAGTTATAAATATTCAACTGATGGCGGTTCAACTTTTAGAACCCGTCAAACAGGTACCACCGCAACTCCAATTGTGATCACCACCTTATCATCGGATGGAACTACGCCTTTAACAAATGGTACTACATATAATGTACAAATAAAAGCAGTGAATACAGTAGGAGATGGTACAGCAACAGGTACCACTACAGGTACTCCTTTTACTACACCATCTGCACCTACCATTACAGGGATAACGCCGGGTAGTCAGCAACTGAGTGTTGCCTTTACTGCAGGAGCAACGGGTGGTAGTGCTATTACTTCTTATAAATATTCAACCGATGGCGGTTCTACATTCCTTACCCGTCAAACTGGAACCACGGGAAGTCCAATTTTGATCACGACATTATCAACAGATGGAACAACCCCATTGACAAATGGGATATCGTATAATATTCAGATAAAAGCAGTGAATGCTGCAGGTGATGGTGTTGCAACAACGTCAACATCCGGTACACCTTCAGCTGCTGCAGTGGCACCGGGTGCACCAGCTATTACCAGTATTACGCCGGGTAACCAACAATTGTCTGTTGCCTTCACAGCAGGTGCAGATGGAGGTGATCCGATCACTACATATAAATATTCAACCGATGGCGGTATAACATTCTTAACCCGCCAGGCAGGAACGACAGGAAGTCCGATCGTAATTACAACTTTATCATCTGACGGAACAACACTATTAACAAATGGTGTATCTTATAATATTCAGATAAAAGCGGTGAACGGAGTAGGAGATGGTGCTGCAACAGCTTCAACTGCAGCTACTCCTGCAACAACGCCATCAGCCCCAACCATTACAGGTATTACACCGGGTGTTGGTCAATTGTCTGTTGCCTTTACAGCAGGTGCAGATGGCGGTAGTGCGATCACTTCTTATAAATATTCAACCGATGGCGGTTCAACTTTCTTTACCCGTCAAACCGGAACAACAGCAAGCCCGATTGTAATAACAGGCTTAGCCAATGGTGCTTCATATAATGTACAGATAAAAGCTGTAAATGCAATTGGTGATGGTACTGCAACGGGTACAACCAGTGCATCAACACCAGCCGCACCATCGGCTCCAACCATTACAAGTATAACGCCTAGTAGCCAACAATTATCTGTTGCTTTCACAGCAGGTGCTGATGGTGGTAGTGCGATCACTACTTATCAATATTCAACTGATGGTGGTACAACATTCTTAACCCGTCAAACGGGATCAACTGCAAGTCCGATAGTCATTACAACGCTATCTACTAACGGAACTACAGCATTGACTAATGGTGTATCTTATAATGTACAAATAAGGGCACTGAATGCAGTAGGTAATGGAACAGCAACAGCTTCAACTGCTGCAACACCAAATATTCAACCGATCAATATTTCGAACGGTACTACAGTAAGTGAGGATTTCAATACAATTGGAACTTCAGCTACTGCATCAACGCCTAACGCATGGAAGGTTGATAAGGATGATGCAAATGTCAGAACAGTAGGAACCTATTCTGCTGCCGTTACTGCAACAACGCAGTCTGCAGGTGGAGGATCAACAAACTTCACTTCAAGTGGTATCTACAACTATGGTGCAGGAGCTGATAATACAGGTACTGATAGAAGTCTTGGTGGATTATCTGCAGGTAGTGCAGCTAAGTCAGTAAATATTTACACTCACTTATACAATAATGGTGCTGGCACTATTCCAAGTTTCAATATTTCATACAATGTAGAGAAATATAGAAATGGTTCGAATGCTGCAGGATGTAGTATCCAAATGTATTATTCTACAGATGGAATTTCCTGGACAACTGCCGGGTCAGATTTCTTAACAAGTTTTTCTGCAGATGGTAATCTTAATAGTTATGCTACAGCACCTGGAACTACAGTTGGCGTAGCAAATAAAACATTGTCATTAAATGTAGCACCTACAGGGCATTTATACCTGGCATGGAATTATTCAGTTACTACAGGTACTACAACAAGTAGTGCTCAAGGGTTAGGTATTGATGATATATCAATTGTAGCAGCAAATCCTGCAACAGTACCGGGAGCTCCAACTATTACAAGTATCACTCCGGGTAATGGTCAATTATCTGTGGCATTTACAGCTGGTTCAAACGGAGGTACACCAATAACCAATTACAAATATTCAACCGATGGAGGTAACACTTTTACGGCATTAAGTCCTGCAGCTACCACCAGTCCTTTAACAATTAATGGCTTAACCAATGGAACATCTTATAATGTTCAGATCCGTGCGGTAAATGCAATAGGAGATGGTACTGCATCAGCTACTACTGCTGCTACACCGGCTACCACACCGGATGCGCCAACGATCACCGGCATTACTTCAGGTAATGGTCAGTTATCAGTAGCGTTTTCAGCTCCTGGATTTAATGGTGGTTCAGCTGTTACCAATTATAAATATTCAACTGATGGCGGAAGTACCTTTACAGCTGTAAGCCCGAGAGCTACCAGCAGTCCTATAGTAATTACAGGATTAACCAATGGTACCTCTTATAATGTTCAGATCCGTGCGGTGAATGATCAGGGAGATGGAACAGCTACTGCAAGTACTGCTGCCACACCTTATACAACACCATCTGCTCCAACCATTATTGGTATTACTCCGGGTGATGGTCAGTTAACAGTAGATTATGCTGCAGGCGCTAATGGCGGCTCTGCATTAACCAACTATAAATATTCAATCGATGGAGGAAGTACATTTACTGCGGTAAGTCCTGCTTCAATTACAAGTCCGATAGTAATTACCGGATTAACTAATGAAACATCTTACAGCATTAAAATACTTGCTGTGAATGCAGCAGGAGATGGTGCTGCTTCAGCGGCTTCTTCAGGAACGCCAACTGCAGGTCCGGTATTACCGGGAGCTCCAACTATTACAGGCATCACAGCAGGTAATGGTCAGTTATCAGTAGCGTTTACAGCGGGTACTGATGGAGGTGCAGCGATCAGCAATTATAAATATTCAACTGATGGCGGAAGTACATTTACTGCGGTAAGTCCTGCTTCAACTACCAGTCCGATCGTAATTACCGGCTTAACCAACGGTACACCTTATAATGTTCAGATCCGTGCAGTAAATATTGTGGGAGATGGTACAGCTTCAGCTACTACTGCAGCAACTCCGTCAACTACACCATCTGCACCAACGATCACTGGTATCACTCCGGCTAATGGCCAATTGATAGTAGCGTTCACTGCTGGTGCCACTGGAGGTGCAGCGATCAGCAATTATAAATATTCAACCAATGGAGGTAACACCTTTACAGCATTCAGCCCTGCAGCTACCACCAGTCCTTTAACAATTAATGGATTGAACAATGGTACTGCTTATGATGTAAAGATCCTGGCAGTAAATGTTCAGGGAGATGGTGCTGCATCAAATCAAGTAACGGCAACACCGGCAACTGTACCAACTGCACCAACTATTACCGGTATCACTCCGGGTAATACTCAGTTGATAGTAGCCTTCACCGCACCATCATCTGATGGAGGTTCGCCAATTACGAATTATAAATATTCAACTAACGGCGGAAGTACGTTTACGGCACTAAGTCCTGCTTCAACCACCAGTCCTTTAACTATTAATGGGTTGACCAATGGCACTCCTTATAATGTACAGATCCGTGCGGTAAATGCAATGGGAGATGGAGCGGCAACAGCAACTACTGCTGCAACGCCAGCTACTACTCCTGGGGCACCAACTATAACTACTATTGCACCAAGTAATGGTCAGTTATCGGTATCATTTACAACAGGCACTACCGGTGGTTCAGCTATCACTAATTATAAATATTCAACAGACGGAGGAAGTACGTTCACAGCAGTAAGTCCTGCGGCAACTACCAGCCCGATCATAATTACCGGTCTAACAAATGGTACACCTTATAATGTACAGATAAAAGCAGTAAATGCAATCGGCGATGGCGCTGCATCGAATCAATTAACAGGAACACCGCTTCCGATAATCTATTATCAGGATTTTGGAACTGGTATTGTTGCATCGAAACCATATACGGGAACTCCAGCGATATTTGATGTAAATCTTTCTTCGTCTTCTTGGACTACAAGTTCTTCAGGATTTGGTAGCTTAGGTGGTAGTAATGGAGGTGCATTGTCTTTAAACAATTCAAGTGGTACCCCAACTTTCACACTTACATTCACTATTGCTGCCGGATATAGATTAAATGTTTCACATTTTGATTTCTGGAGAGTGAGATCTAGTACAGGTGCAGCAAACTGGGCTATGACCATAAACGGTACTTCAGTAGGCAGTGGAACTATTCCAACTACTGGAGCTGCGCTTGGTGTTACTCCTGTTAGCAATACAATAGCTGATCTTACAGGAACAGTAACAATTGTATATACGATGTCAGGAGCATCTGGAACAGGATCAGCCCGTTTAGATGACTTCACTTTATATGGTACTGTAGTTAATCCGCCAACTGTAACAACTCCTACAGCAACATCAATAACAGCCACAACAGCTGTATTAGGTGCCAATGTTACCAGTGCAGGTGCAGGTACATTATCTGCAAGAGGTACTGTTTGGGGTACATCGGCTGCGCCAACTACCAATAGTTTAGCAGAAGGTGGTACATCAACCGGAGTGTTCACACATTCACGTTCAGGCTTTACTGCAAATACAGTATATACGTACAGAGGATATGCTACAACTCAATATGGTACAAGTTATTCAGCTGATGCAACTTTCACCACATTGCCTGGTGCACCTACTTCTTCTGCTGCTACAGCAGTTGGTTCAGATCAGTTCACAGCTAATTGGTCTGCTCCGTCTGGTGGTGCAGTTACTTATACGTATACATTGATATATTCAACAACGTCTGATTTCTCTTCAGGTAATGTTTCGATCACTGCTATTCCAAGCGGAACGTTAAGTAAAACAGTAACCGGATTAGCGGCCAATACACAATATTGGTATAAGGTTTTAGCAAATAACGTTACAGGTGATGGGGTTGCGTCTACAACACAAACGCTTACTACCACTGCCAACGTAGCACCAACACTTACTACACCAACAGTATCTGCTATCACCAATAGTTCAGCAACATTAGGAGCAACTATTACAACAAATGGTGGTGCTACAATTCTTGACAGAGGTACAGTTTATGGTACATCAGCAAATCCAACAGGAAATGGATCGTCAGAAGGAGGTACAACAGTAGCTGCCTTTACACATTCAAGAACAGGATTGGCTCCAAATACATTCTATTACTTCAGAGGATATGCAACAAACAGTGTAGGTACATCTTACTCTGCAGATGGCACATTCACCACATTACCGGATGCTCCGATCGTAGGAACGGCCAGCAATATTGCAGGTACATCATTCACTGCTAATTGGTCTGCTCCAACAATTCCGGGTACTGCTAACTATGGTTATGAAGTACAGGTAAGTACAGATGGAACAAACTTTACAAGTCCGTTTACTTTTACAGTATCACAAGTAGCTTCACCTGCTACTACTGTTTCAGCAACAGGGCTTGCGTTTAATACAACTTATTTCTTCCGTGTGAGAGCGGTGAATGTTCAAGGTAATGGTGCCTGGTCAGCAGCAAGTGCTTCAGTGCAAACATTGGCTTTACCAACTGTTACCACAACTACTGCAACTTCTATTACCACAACCACTGCAACGTCAGGTGGTAATGTTACAGCAGAAGGAAGTGCATCGGTTACTGCAAGAGGAGTTGTTTGGAATACCAGCGCAGCACCTACTGTTGCATTGGGTACAAAAACAAGCAACGGAACCGGAGCCGGTTCATTCAGCAGTTCAATCACAGGATTAACAGCTAACACTAAATATTTCTATAGAGCATATGCAACAAGTAGTATTGGTACAGCGTATGGTACTGAAAGCAATTTCACTACCTTACCGAATGCACCAACATCTGCTGCTGCAACTGCAGTAGGTGCAACAGGTTTCACTGCAAACTGGACAGCACCTACAGGTGGAAGCGAAACTTATACCTATACTTTACAGTATTCAACTACATCAGATTTTTCTAGTGGTAATACGTCTATTACAGCTATCAGTGGTGCTGCGACAAGTCAGGTTGTAACCGGACTTAGTTCTACTACTCAATACTGGTACCACGTATTGGCTACCAACACTACAGGAGCAAGTGTTTATTCAAGCACACAAACATTGGTAACCACTGTAGCCGCAGCAACATTGTTAACTGCTAATTTAACCTCTACTACAGGTTGGACAAGTTCAAATACAACCAATGGTTGGACTACAAGTAGTACTTCTATATCCGATACTTATACAGGAGCTTCGGGTGGTAATAATTATGTTTTTAACGGCTCAGGAACTGCCGGAGTGGTTCATACATTAACTTATAATAATAGTCTTTCTACAGTGGGTTACTCAAACATCACTGTATTATGGGGAGGCAGAGGAACGGCGGCATTTAATTCAGATGTTATTTTTGAATACAATAATGGTACCAGTTGGGTTCCGGTAACTTATACGTATACTAAAAATGCAGCTGTTTGGGCTTTGGTAAACGGTGGAGCAAGAATTGCATTAGGGTCAGACGCTGCAGGAATAGCAAATCTTCAGTTACGCTATTCAGCTGCTTCTGCTAATTCAGGAAACTACCGTATTGATGATATCGTTGTTCAGGGATCACCAGTTCCGACTATCACAGCGGGTACTTTAAGCACATCAGCGGTTCCTTCTACATGTCTTGGAACAGCATCAGCTACGGCAAGCTTTAGCTTGTCAGGAGCAAATATGTCTGCAGGTATTACGGTTACTCCACCGGCAGGTTTTGAAGTTTCAACCAGCAGTACATTTGCTACAGGTGGTGGAAATGGAACTGCTATTGTTGTAGGAGCTCCGGGTACTATTGCATCTACCACAGTATATGTTAGATTAGCAGCAAATGCAGCAGCAGGAAACTATAGCGGTAATATTACATGCACCAGTGCAAATGCAACCACAAAAACTGTTGCAATCGCTTCAAGTACAGTATCAGCATTGCCTTCAGCGGCTGTTGCAGGTACTGATAAGATCATCAGTTCTCTTCCTGGCTCTGTAACCCTGACAGCCACTGTGCCAGCTTCTGGTACAGGAACCTGGTCAATTGTTGCAGGAAGTCAAAGCACTAATATTTCACAAATCACAGGCGGTTTAAACAACGCAGGAGCTACATTTACACCAGACGGTGGAGCAGGTACTTACACACTACGTTGGACAGTGTCTACTAGTGGTGGTGCTTGTACTGCTACAACAGATGATGTTGTGATCCATGTTTACACCGGAAATACCATTTCTGGAAATGTAACATTTGCAAACGGTTCGGGTAATATCAGAATCACTTCAAATGTAAACGTTACCGGTTCTTTGGACTTCACCAATACGGTAGATACGTTCATCATAGCCCCAGGTGTAAGATTAACCGCCAGCGGTTCAGGAAGCATTAACTTCCACGACAATGCGGTGTTAATTAAATCAGACGCAACCGGAACAGGTTCTATCGGTCAGATAACGGGAACTTTATCAGGAACAGCAAATGTGACTGCAGAACGTTATATCCGTCAGAATACGTACAGAGGCTGGAGATTACTGGCAGTGCCGGTAACTACTGCAGGTCAAACGATCCGTCAGTCATGGCAGGAAGGAGCGACTACCTACACAGCCGATCCTAACCCGGGCTTTGGTACCCGTATCACAGCCAGCACTGCTAATGCAGTAGCGAACGGTTTTGATGCACAGACATTTGGTAACTCCTTGTTACAATATACAGGATCCAGCTGGAGTGGCTTTACAGGCAGCCTGTTAACCACCAAAGTATCAAGAGGTACAGCGGCGGATGCATGGATGTTATATGTAAGAGGCGACAGAGGCGTTGATACAGCAGGAGTGATCACGGCACCGACACAAACAGTGTTGAGAGTGAAAGGTCCGTTGTACACTGCCCCTTATCCGACAGTAACTATTCCTGCAGGCACCAATGGTCTTGTAGGTAATATCTTACCATCAGAAATAGACTTTACATTACTCAACAGAGGTGGCGGTGCAGACAATGCCTTCTACCTGTGGGATCCACAGTTATACGGTTCATATGGTTTGGGTGGTTATCAAACCTTCAGTGCCAATACACCAATACCTTGGAAACCTGTACCGGGCGGAGGCAGCTATGGCACTACCCCAAGTTCTAAGATACAATCAGGTTTGGGCTTCATGGTACATGCATCAGGTTCAGACGGAACGATCCAGCTGACCGAAGCTTGTAAAACAAGCGGCAGCAATGTAGGTGGCAGCGGCTTCAGACCGGTATCACCAACAGCAGCGATACCATATCTTGAAACCAACCTGTATGCAGCGGCACCTAATAACACGTTCAACTTAGCCGATGGTAATATCGTAGGCTTCGATGATTCTTATTCAAATGATATCGACAACAAAGACAATATTAAAGTACAAGGCTTTGGTGATGGTATCGGTATGGTAAGAGGCACCACGGTATTAAGTGCAGAACAACGCAAACTGATCGTAAGCGGAGATGTTATTCCTTACAGAATGACAAACCTTAAGAAACAGGCGTATAAATTAGAGTTCACGCCAAGTGGTTTGGATAATGGAGCTACAGCGGTGTTAGAAGATAAATACTTAAATACGACAACACCATTCAACCTGTCAGCTACTTCATCCGTAGTGTTCAACGCAGACCCTGCAGTGGCAGCATCGTTCACCGACAGGTTCCGTATCGTGTTCAGCACACCAACACCGGTAACTATTACCAACTTAAATGCACAGCAAAAAAATACTGCAATGCAGATAGATTGGAAAGTAGCGGTAGAAAGCGGTGTTAAAGAATACGCAGTAGAACACTCAACCGACGGCGTTAACTTTACACAGGTAGGAGTAGTAAGTGCTTCAGCCAACAATGGCGGATCAGCTACTTACAGCCTTACTGATGCCAACCCTGTTGCAGGAACTAACTACTACAGGATCAAGACAGTAGATCTGTCAGGAGTAGTTAAATACACAACAGTGGTAAGAGTGGTAATGGGGACAGTTAAATCATCGATCGAATTGTCTTCAACAGTTATCACGAACAACCAGGTTAGCCTGCAGTTGAACAACCAGGATAAAGGTCGCTATGGTATCCGTCTGATCAGCAGTGTTGGTCAGGAACTGATGACAACAAACTTTACGCATAATGGCGGAAATAGCACACAAGTTGTATCTTTGCCGACGGTTGTAAGTAAAGGGCTGTATCAATTAGAGATCACCAGACCAAATGGTGCTAAGCTGATCGAAAGAATAGTAGTGAACTAA